A stretch of DNA from Serinibacter arcticus:
CTGGGCACGATGGTGTGCCCCCTGCCGGAGAAGTAGTCGAGATAGCGGCGACGGATGTCGGCGGTGCGCATCAGGATCCTCGGGTCGTGGCGACGGGACCGGGCTCGGGGCCCGGACGGGCGTGGGGGACGTCAGAACTCGTCGTCGACGTCCCACGGGTCGGCGGCGGGGCGACCCTGGCGGCGGGCCGAGCGGCCGGCGCGGTGGGTACGGGCCTCGGCGACGTCCTCCGGGGCGGCCAGGAGGTCGGCCGACAGCCGGTCCTCCTGCTCGCGCATCGCGGCGGCGAGCTCGCCGCCGACGGCGCGGATCTCGTCGACGCCGCGGTTGAGCGCGTCGACGAGTCCGGTGGTGGTCATGGTGCGCGCGACGGAGTCGGCGGCCGAGCGGGCGCGTCCGAGCTGGACCAGGACGGCGACGGCGACGGCGGCTCCGGCGACCGCCCAGACGGCCTTCATCCGTTCCGCCCGCGGCGACGGGAGACGACGGCGCGCACGGCGTAGCTGAACGAGGCCGCCTTGATCAGGGGCCGGGCCACGGTGGCGGAGACGAGCGTCGTGAGCGCGGAGACGTTGGTGCCGATCTCGGCGGCCGAGGTTGTGACGGTGTCGACCTTCGCGAGCTGCGCGTTGGCGCCCCGCACCGTCTCGGCGGCCTCGTCGATCACGGGGAGCGTGTGCTCCGTGAACTGCGCCACCGTGCTGCGAGTCTCCTCGAGCACGGCGCCGAGCTTGAGCAGGGGCACCGCGATCGCGATGACGAGGGCGACGAAGGCCACGGCTGCGACGAGGCCCGCGATGTCACCGAGGGATACCGACACGTTCCACCTCTGGGGGTCTGCGGTCCTGCACGGACCGGGGATCTGGTCAGGGCTGTGGTGGTCAGGCTGCGTCAGGGGCGGCAGCTCGGGTGCGGCCACGGCGGGCCACCTCGCGAGACTACCCGCTGGAGACACGTGTGCCCCGGCTCTCACCGGGGCACACGTGACGGATTCGGCTCGACGCGGAGCCGGAGCGGATCAGCGGGCGTAGAGCTCGACGATCAGCTGGACCTCGGCGGTCACGGGGACCTCCGCGCGCTTCGGGGCGCGCACCAGCGTGGCGCGCAGCTTCTCGAGGTCGACCTCGAGGTAGCCGGGCAGCTGGGGCAGGACGTCGCGGTGGGCGCCGGCGGCGGCGACCTGGAACGGCGTCGTCGTCTGGCTCTTCGGCTTGACCTGGATGGTCTGACCCGGCTTCACGCGGAAGGAGGGACGGTCCACGAGCTTGCCGTCGACGAGGATGTGACGGTGGACGACCGCCTGGCGGGCCTGCGCCGTCGTGCGGGCGAAGCCCGAACGGAGCACGAGGGCGTCGAGACGCACCTCGAGCAGCTCGACGAAGGTGTCACCGGTCAGACCCGGGAGCTTGCGGGCCTCCTCGAAGGTGTTGCGGAACTGCGCCTCGCGGATGCCGTACTGGGCGCGCAGACGCTGCTTCTCCTTCAGGCGGACGGCGTAGTCGCTCTCCTGGCGCTTGCGCGCACGGCCGTGGACGCCGGGCGGGTAGGGGCGCTTCTCGAAGGCGCGGGCGGCCTTCGGGGTGAGCGGGATGCCGAGGGCGCGCGAGAGGCGCACCTGGTTACGGGCGCGTGCAGATGCCACGTGTGTCTACTTCCTGTCTCGTTGTCACACCACCGGGCACGGGCGCCGCGGTGGAGTGGGACCGACCGATACCGGGTCCGGACCAGCGGTCCGGGCGGCGAGGTGGCTAAGGCCCCAGGGAGCCGGCCGGGAGCGAGTCCCGCCAGGCAACCGCAACAGTCTAGCGGACACCAGACCCCCGCCGGTCCCCACCCCCGGTCGCGAGGCCCTTCCGGTGCGGTCGCGAGGCCCTTCCGGTGCGGTCGCGAGGCCCTTCCGGTGCGGTCGCGAGGCCCTTCCGGTGCGGTCGCGAGGCCCTTCCGGTGCGGTCGCGAGGCCCTTCCGGTGCGGTCGCGAGGCCCTTCCGGTGCGGTCGCGAGGCCCTACGGGTGCTCAGTCCTTCGCGCCGCCGTCGAGGATCTGCCTGATCCGCGCGAGTCGCGGACCGACCTGCGCCTCGAACCCCCGGCCCGTGGGCTCGTAGTACCGCGCCTCCTCGAGACCCTCTGGCGCGTAGGTCTGGGTGGCGACGCCGTGCGGCGTGTCGTGCGCGTAGACGTAGTCCTGCCCGTGGCCCAGCCGCTTGGCGCCGGAGTAGTGCGCGTCGCGGAGGTGGAACGGCACCGCCCCGCCCTTCCCGGCGGCGACGTCGGCCATCGCCGCGTTGATCGCGGTATAGGAGGCGTTCGACTTCGGGGCGGTCGCCACGTGAACGACGGCCTGGGCCAGCACGATGCGCGCCTCCGGCATCCCGATGAAGGACACGGCCTGGAACGCGGAGACCGCCGTCGCGAGCGCGCTCGGGTCGGCCATCCCGACCTCCTCGCTCGCCGCGATGACGATCCGGCGCGCGACGAAGCGGGGGTCCTCCCCCGCCGTCAGCATGCGGGCCAGGTAGTGCAGGGCGGCGTCGACGTCGCTCCCCCGCATCGACTTGATGAAGGCGCTGGCGACGTCGTAGTGCTGATCGCCGTCGCGGTCGTAGCGCACGGCGGCGATGTCGACGGCGCGCTCGACCGACGTCAGCGAGATCTCCGTCTCCCCCACCTCGTGGGCGGTGCCGGCCGCCGCCTCCAGCACGGTGAGCGCCTTGCGCGCGTCCGGGCCGACCAGGCGCAGGAGGTGCGCGGCGGCGTCGTCGGCCAGGGTGTACGCGCCGTCCAGACCTCGCGGGTCGTCCAGCGCGCGCTGGACGAGGGCCGCGACGTCCTCGGGCTCGAGCGGTCGCAGCGTGAGCAGGAGCGAGCGGGACAGCAGCGGGGAGATGACGGAGAAGCTCGGGTTCTCGGTGGTCGCCGCGACGAGGGTGACGAGCCGGTTCTCGACGCTCGGGAGCAGCGCGTCCTGCTGGGTCTTGGAGAAGCGGTGGACCTCGTCCACGAACAGGACCGTCTCCTGGCCACCGCCCGCGAGCCGCCGTCGGGCGTCCTCGATCACGGCCCTGACGTCCTTGACTCCGGCCGTGACGGCCGAGAGCTCCACGAAGCGGCGGTCCGCCGCCGTCGCCATCAGGTAGGCCAGCGTGGTCTTGCCGGTGCCCGGCGGACCCCACAGCACGACCGACGTCGGCGGGACGGCTCCGGGCTGCTGACCCTCGACCAGTCGGCGCAGCGGGGAGCCGGGCCGCAGGAGGTGCTCCTGCCCCAGGACCTCCTCGACGTTGGCCGGTCGCATGCGCACCGCGAGGGGGGCGTCGGCCCTCACCCGGGGGGTGCCTGAGACGTCACGGCCAGCGGCCTCGAACAGATCCACCCAGGAAGCGTACGTGGGAGAGTTGACCCGTGTTTGCGCGTCTTGGTCGCTTCGTGACCCATCGGCCCCGCTCCGTCCTCGTCGCCTGGATCCTCCTCGCCCTCGCCGCCGGCGGGTTCGCGATGACCCCGGTGCTCGGAGAGCCGCTGTTCGCGAAGCTGTCCACCGGTGAGCCGGGGGTTCCGGGGAGCCAGTCGGTCCGCGTCTCGGAGCTCCTGTCCGACTCGGCCGGCGGCTCGACGACGACGCTGCTGGTCGGCGGTTCCGACCTCTCGGACCCCGACACCCTCACCGGCCTGACCGATCCCGACGGCGCGCTCGCGAACGCGCGCGGGGACCTCTCGGAGATCGACGGCGTCCAGGCGGTCGCCGACCCGCTCATCGCCGGCGACCCGACCGCGGATCCTGCCCTGGCCGCGCTCGTGAGCACCGACGGCGACGCGTTCGTCGTCCGCGTGACCCTCACCGAGGGCCTGGCCGACGACGCGCTCACCGCCGCCGAGCAGGACGTCGTGGACCGTCTCACCGTGCTCGGGGAGGACCTGGTCGCGGCCGACCTCGCCTCGGCCGGGTCCGTCTCGAACACCGGCATCGTCATCCGGGCGATCAACCACCAGATGGAGCAGGACCTGATCCGCGGCGAGCTCGTGGCTCTGCCCATCTCGCTGCTGGTGATGGTGATCGTCTTCGGCGGCGCGCTCGCCGCCGGGATGCCGATCGTGGGGGCCGTCGCCTCCATCGTCGGCGGGCTCGGCACGATCATGGGCCTGAGCTACGTGATGGACCTCGACTCGGTCGTGATCAACGTCGTCACGGTGCTCGGCCTCGGCCTCTCGATCGACTACGGGCTGCTGATCGTCTCGCGCTTCCGAGAGGAGCTGAAGCGGCTGGTGGACGACGACGTCCGCCTCGAGACCGCGGGCATCCCGGTCGGGCGACGGCGACGCGGCGGCCGCCGTCGCGATCCGCTCGTGCTCGAGGCAGTCCGCACGACGGTCGGCACCGCCGGCCGGACGGTCTTCTTCTCAGCGCTGACCATCGCGATCTCCGTGCTCGGACTCGCCGCGTTCCCCGCCGACCTGCTCCAGGCGCTCGGCGTGGCCGGTGCGCTCGTCGTCGTCCTGGCGCTGGCGACGGCGCTCACGCTCGTGCCCGCGCTGCTCGTGCTGAGCGGTCGACGCTTCCTCGCGCCGTCGATCCTGTCCCGCGTCCCCGGGCTGCGCGCCGTCGTCGGCAGGCTGGGCGACGTCGCCCCGGACCACGGCGTGTTCTCCCGCCTCACCGCGGTGGTCCAGAAGCGGCCGTGGTTCGTGATGATCGGTGCGTTCGCCGCGCTCCTGGTGATGGCCTCGCCGCTGCTCGGGCTGCAGCTGCGCAACTCCGGCATCGACATGCTCCCGCCGGGGACCGAGCAGCGCGCCCACCTCGACGCGGTCTCGAGCGGCTTCCCCGCGCTCGGCGGGGCCGACGTGTGGGTCGTCGCCACGGACGCCCCCGACGAGACCGCCCTGTCCGAGGCGACGGAGGCGCTCACCGCCGTCGAGCACGTCGCCTCGGTCGATCCGGCGGTGGACCTGGGCGACGGCAACGTGCTGCTCGGCGTGCGGCTCGACGTCGACGACGCGGGCGGCGCGGAGGCCGTCGCCGTCGTGAACGACGTCCGCGACCTCGGGCTCGGCCTGCTCGTGGGCGGCCAGGCCGCCGGTCAGGTGGACTTCGGCCAGTCGCTGATCGACGGCCTCCCGCTCGCCGGTGGACTCGTCGTGCTGGCGACGTTCGTGCTGCTCTTCCTCATGACCGGATCGGTCCTCGTGCCGGTCAAGGCGCTGATCACCAACGTGCTGTCGATCGCGGCGTCGCTCGGGATCACGACCTGGGTCTTCCAGGAGGGTCACCTGGGCTCGATCCTGGGGTTCGAGTCGGTGGGCGGGATCGAGAGCTACATCGTCGCCGTCGTGGTGGCCTTCGGCTTCGGGCTCGCGATGGACTACGAGGTGTTCCTGCTCTCGCGGGTGAAGGAGCTCTACGACGGCGGGGCGAGCAACGACGAGGCGGTCCGGCTCGGGCTGCAGCGCTCCGGACGCATCATCACGTCCGCCGCGCTGGTGATCATCGTGGTGTTCGCCGGCTTCGCGACCTCGAGTCTGCTGCCGATCAAGGAGGCCGGCTTCGCGCTGGCGCTCGCCGTCGCGCTGGACGCCACGCTGGTACGGATGCTGCTCGTCCCCGCCACGATGACGGTGCTCGGGGACCGCAACTGGTGGGCGCCGCGCTGGCTCCGCCCGCTCGCGGCCCGCCTCTCGCTGCACCACTGACCCTCGAGGGGGTACTTTCAGCCCTTCGAGGGGGTACCTGCCGCCCCACCAGGGGGTACTTGCCGTCCCACCCGGGGGTACTTGCGGCGCGCACCAGGGGACTTCCGGCACCGCATCGAGGGCAGAAACCACCCCCGCGAGGGTCCGAGAACGCCCCCTCGAAGGACTGGAAGTACCCCCGCGAGGGACTGGAAGTACCCCTCGAGCGGGGAGGGACGGACGGGGGCGAGACCGTGCGGTCAGCGCAGCGGGCGCGTCGCCGTCGCCGGTCCGTAGGAGCGCATCTCCGCGCCCACGGTGAAGCCCGCGCGCCGGTAGAGGCGACGGGCGCCGTCGTTCTCCGCGTACAGCCCCAGCGAGATCCAGTCGGCGCCGGCCGCCAGACCCTCGCGGGCGAGCGCGGCCGTGAGTGCCCGCCCGATGCCCAGGCCGCGCACGTCCTCGAGCACGCCGAGCCCGTGCAGGTGCCAGGAGAACCCGTGCGCCCCGCGCCCGAGCTCCCGGCGGGCACCGAACGCCCCGACGAGCCGTCCGTCGAGCTCGGCGCCGTACCAGAACGCCTCGTCGGGCCCCTCGGGATCGGCCGTCGAACGCGGGTTGGTCAGGCGCAGCACCTCACGCGCCGCCGGCGCGTCCGGACGCCGCTCGAGCGAGCGCAGCGTCACGCCGTCGGGAAGCACCGGGGCCGCGGGCGGCTCCTGCGTCCACATCCAGTCCCAGTGCGAGAACGGCGTCAGGCGCAGGACGTCGAGCACCGCGGCGGGGACGTCGAGCGTGCGCGGCGCACTGAGCCACAGCGCCGCGCCGGCCCCGACGCTGCGGCGCAGCCGCGCCTCGGCGTCGAGCAGGTCGCCGACCCCCGCGGCGTCACCGCGGGACATCAGCACATCGCCCTGACCCGTGTCGCGCACGAGCAGCACCGCGTCCCGGGCGGACGTGATCCGTGCCTGGTCCCAGTCCGTCCGCTCGGCCAGCAGCAGCCGGTCGGGGTGGTCCGCCAGGTGGCGGGCCAGGACGTCCCGGGAGTCGGCGACCCCCGACGTCATCGCAGCGTCATCGCGAGGATCACCGCGCGGTCGCCGCGTTGGCCGCGACCGCCACCTCGCTCGCGGGCTGCTCGGGGACGGCGTCCACGCCGGCCTCCTTGCGCTGGGCGTCCGTGATCGGCGCCGGGGCACCCGTCAGCGGGTCGTAACCGCCGCCGGACTTCGGGAACGCGATGACCTCGCGGATCGACGCCGACCGCGTCATCAGCGCGACGATGCGGTCCCAGCCGAACGCGATCCCGCCGTGCGGCGGGGTGCCGTAGCCGAAGGCGTCGAGGAAGAACCCGAACTGCTCCTGGGCCTGCGCCTCGTCGATGCCCATCACCTTGAAGACGCGCTCCTGCACGTCGCGGCGGTGGATACGGATCGAGCCGCCACCGATCTCGTTGCCGTTGCAGACGATGTCGTAGGCGTAGGCCAGGGCCTCGCCCGGGCTGTCCTCGAAACGGTCGATCCAGTCCGGGTTCGGGGAGGTGAAGGCGTGGTGGACGGCGGTCCACGCACCCTCGCCGACCGCGACGTCGTCGTCCTCGCCCGTGGGCTTGAACAGCGGGGCGTCGACGACCCAGACGAAGGACCACGCCTCCTCGTCGATCTGGCCGGTCCGCCTGGCGATCTCGAGGCGCGCGGCGCCCAGCAGCGACTGCGACGCGGTCACGCCACCCGCCGCGAAGAAGATCGCGTCGCCCGGCTGCGCGCCCGTCGCGGCGGCGAGACCGTCGCGCTCGGTGTCGGTGAGGTTCTTCGCGACCGGCCCGCCGAGCGTGCCGTCCTCCGCCAGCGTGACGTACGCGAGTCCCTTCGCGCCGCGCTGCTTGGCCCACTCCTGCCACGCGTCGAACTGGCGACGCGGCTGCGAGGCCCCGCCCGCCATCACGACGGCGCCGACGTACGGCGCCTGGAAGACGCGGAAGGTGGTGTCGGCGAAGTAGCTCGTGAGGTCGACGAGCGGGTTGCCGAACCGCAGGTCCGGCTTGTCCGAGCCGTAGAGCCGCATGGCGTCGGCGAAGGTGATGCGCTCGATCGGCGTCGGGATCTGCACCCCGATGAGGTCCCAGAGCTCGACGAGGATCTTCTCGCCCAGGGCGATCACGTCCTCCTGGTCCACGAACGACGCCTCGACGTCGAGCTGCGTGAACTCGGGCTGGCGGTCGGCGCGGAAGTCCTCGTCCCGGTAGCAGCGGGCGATCTGGTAGTACTTCTCCATCCCGGCGACCATGAGCAGCTGCTTGAACAGCTGCGGCGACTGCGGGAGGGCGTACCAGGACCCGGGCGACAGGCGTGCGGGCACGACGAAGTCGCGGGCGCCCTCGGGCGTGGAGTGCGTGAGCGTCGGCGTCTCGATCTCGACGAAGCCGTCGCCGTCGAGCACGCGGCGGGCCGCGGCGTTGACCTTGGCCCGCAGGCGGATCGCCTGCGAGGGCGCCGGCCGGCGCAGGTCGAGGTAGCGGTACTTCAGCCGCGCCTCCTCGCCGATCGTCGCCGTGTCGCTGCCGTCGAGCGCGGTGGAGACCTGGAACGGCAGCGCCTGGGCGGTGTTGAGCACGACGACGTCGCTCGCCACGATCTCGATCTCACCGGTGGCGAGGTTGGCGTTGGCGTTGCCCTCCGGGCGGCGGGAGACCTCGCCGGTCACCTGCAGCACCCACTCGGCACGCAGCGGGTGTGCGACGTCCTCGTCGCGCACGACGACCTGGGCGATGCCGGAGGCGTCACGCAGGTCGAGGAAGGCCACCCCGCCGTGGTCGCGACGGCGATCCACCCACCCCGTGAGGGTGACGGTGGTGCCGATGTCGGAGGCGCGCAGGTCGCCGGCGTGGTGGGTGCGGAGCACGGGGTGGTTCCTTCCAGGGGGTGGCGGGATCGAGCCACCGTCGATGGTAGTGCCCCGACGTCGCGGGCCCGTCGTCAGCGCGTCGCCCGCCGCCGCTCGCTCCAGTCGGCGATCCGGTCGCAGGCCTGCGACACGACGTCGATACCGGGCGAGAACGACAGCCGGACCCAGTCGCCGCCGTCGCGGGTGTCGAAGTCGGTGCCCGGCGCCAGGGCGACCCCGGTCTCCGCCAGGAGGCGGTCGCAGTAGTCGGGCGAGTCCAGCCCCGACGAGGAGATGTCGGCCCACACGTAGAAGGCACCGTCGACCGGGGCCACCCGGGTGAAGCCGAGCTCCGCGACCCGTCCGAGCAGGTGCTCCCGGGATCCGGCGAGCGCGGCGACGCGCGCGTCGCACTCGGCGTAGGACTCGGGCTCGAAGGCGGCCAGGGCGGCGTGCTGAGCCGGTACCGGCGCGCAGAGCGCCAGGTTGCCGGCGATGTCGGCCGCGGCGTCCGCGAGGTCGGCCGGCATGACGAGCCAGCCCAGGCGCCACCCCGTCATGCCCCAGTACTTGGAGAAGGACCCGATGGTCGGGGCCACCGGATCGGCCGCGGCCGTGCTCACCCTCACGCCGCCGTAGATGATGCCGTGGTAGATCTCGTCGCTCAGGCAGCGCACGCCCTCGGCCTCGCACCAGGCGAGGATCTCGGCGAGGTCGGTCGTGATCGTGCCCGTGGGATTCGAGGGGCTCGCCAGGACGACGCCGTCGAGCCGTCGCTGGGCGTGGGCCGACTGCAGGCCGGACAGCGTGAGCGCGAACCGCTCGAGCGGCCCGGCGTGGACGTCGACGACCTCGCAGCCGAGCGCCGTCAGGACGTTGCGGTAGGCCGGGTAGCCGGGACTCGGAAGGGCGACGCGCGCGCCGGCGTCGAACGCCGCCAGCACCGCGGCGAGCACCGCGCCGGAGGCCCCCGTGGTGACGAGCAGCCGCTCGGGGTCGACGACGGCGTCGTACCAGCGCGCGTAGTGGCCCGCGATCGCCTCGCGCAGCGCGGGCAGCCCGCGCGTCTGGGTGTAACCGACGTCCCCGGCCAGGGCCGCCACGCCGGCG
This window harbors:
- a CDS encoding pyridoxal phosphate-dependent aminotransferase: MGPSRRSAVPSFSVMDVLARAEAMRADGASVLTLCVGEPGGGAPAPVRRAGVAALAGDVGYTQTRGLPALREAIAGHYARWYDAVVDPERLLVTTGASGAVLAAVLAAFDAGARVALPSPGYPAYRNVLTALGCEVVDVHAGPLERFALTLSGLQSAHAQRRLDGVVLASPSNPTGTITTDLAEILAWCEAEGVRCLSDEIYHGIIYGGVRVSTAAADPVAPTIGSFSKYWGMTGWRLGWLVMPADLADAAADIAGNLALCAPVPAQHAALAAFEPESYAECDARVAALAGSREHLLGRVAELGFTRVAPVDGAFYVWADISSSGLDSPDYCDRLLAETGVALAPGTDFDTRDGGDWVRLSFSPGIDVVSQACDRIADWSERRRATR
- a CDS encoding DUF948 domain-containing protein, with product MSVSLGDIAGLVAAVAFVALVIAIAVPLLKLGAVLEETRSTVAQFTEHTLPVIDEAAETVRGANAQLAKVDTVTTSAAEIGTNVSALTTLVSATVARPLIKAASFSYAVRAVVSRRRGRNG
- the rpsD gene encoding 30S ribosomal protein S4 is translated as MASARARNQVRLSRALGIPLTPKAARAFEKRPYPPGVHGRARKRQESDYAVRLKEKQRLRAQYGIREAQFRNTFEEARKLPGLTGDTFVELLEVRLDALVLRSGFARTTAQARQAVVHRHILVDGKLVDRPSFRVKPGQTIQVKPKSQTTTPFQVAAAGAHRDVLPQLPGYLEVDLEKLRATLVRAPKRAEVPVTAEVQLIVELYAR
- a CDS encoding MMPL family transporter; protein product: MTHRPRSVLVAWILLALAAGGFAMTPVLGEPLFAKLSTGEPGVPGSQSVRVSELLSDSAGGSTTTLLVGGSDLSDPDTLTGLTDPDGALANARGDLSEIDGVQAVADPLIAGDPTADPALAALVSTDGDAFVVRVTLTEGLADDALTAAEQDVVDRLTVLGEDLVAADLASAGSVSNTGIVIRAINHQMEQDLIRGELVALPISLLVMVIVFGGALAAGMPIVGAVASIVGGLGTIMGLSYVMDLDSVVINVVTVLGLGLSIDYGLLIVSRFREELKRLVDDDVRLETAGIPVGRRRRGGRRRDPLVLEAVRTTVGTAGRTVFFSALTIAISVLGLAAFPADLLQALGVAGALVVVLALATALTLVPALLVLSGRRFLAPSILSRVPGLRAVVGRLGDVAPDHGVFSRLTAVVQKRPWFVMIGAFAALLVMASPLLGLQLRNSGIDMLPPGTEQRAHLDAVSSGFPALGGADVWVVATDAPDETALSEATEALTAVEHVASVDPAVDLGDGNVLLGVRLDVDDAGGAEAVAVVNDVRDLGLGLLVGGQAAGQVDFGQSLIDGLPLAGGLVVLATFVLLFLMTGSVLVPVKALITNVLSIAASLGITTWVFQEGHLGSILGFESVGGIESYIVAVVVAFGFGLAMDYEVFLLSRVKELYDGGASNDEAVRLGLQRSGRIITSAALVIIVVFAGFATSSLLPIKEAGFALALAVALDATLVRMLLVPATMTVLGDRNWWAPRWLRPLAARLSLHH
- a CDS encoding GNAT family N-acetyltransferase, encoding MTSGVADSRDVLARHLADHPDRLLLAERTDWDQARITSARDAVLLVRDTGQGDVLMSRGDAAGVGDLLDAEARLRRSVGAGAALWLSAPRTLDVPAAVLDVLRLTPFSHWDWMWTQEPPAAPVLPDGVTLRSLERRPDAPAAREVLRLTNPRSTADPEGPDEAFWYGAELDGRLVGAFGARRELGRGAHGFSWHLHGLGVLEDVRGLGIGRALTAALAREGLAAGADWISLGLYAENDGARRLYRRAGFTVGAEMRSYGPATATRPLR
- a CDS encoding replication-associated recombination protein A; translated protein: MDLFEAAGRDVSGTPRVRADAPLAVRMRPANVEEVLGQEHLLRPGSPLRRLVEGQQPGAVPPTSVVLWGPPGTGKTTLAYLMATAADRRFVELSAVTAGVKDVRAVIEDARRRLAGGGQETVLFVDEVHRFSKTQQDALLPSVENRLVTLVAATTENPSFSVISPLLSRSLLLTLRPLEPEDVAALVQRALDDPRGLDGAYTLADDAAAHLLRLVGPDARKALTVLEAAAGTAHEVGETEISLTSVERAVDIAAVRYDRDGDQHYDVASAFIKSMRGSDVDAALHYLARMLTAGEDPRFVARRIVIAASEEVGMADPSALATAVSAFQAVSFIGMPEARIVLAQAVVHVATAPKSNASYTAINAAMADVAAGKGGAVPFHLRDAHYSGAKRLGHGQDYVYAHDTPHGVATQTYAPEGLEEARYYEPTGRGFEAQVGPRLARIRQILDGGAKD
- the aspS gene encoding aspartate--tRNA ligase, with the translated sequence MLRTHHAGDLRASDIGTTVTLTGWVDRRRDHGGVAFLDLRDASGIAQVVVRDEDVAHPLRAEWVLQVTGEVSRRPEGNANANLATGEIEIVASDVVVLNTAQALPFQVSTALDGSDTATIGEEARLKYRYLDLRRPAPSQAIRLRAKVNAAARRVLDGDGFVEIETPTLTHSTPEGARDFVVPARLSPGSWYALPQSPQLFKQLLMVAGMEKYYQIARCYRDEDFRADRQPEFTQLDVEASFVDQEDVIALGEKILVELWDLIGVQIPTPIERITFADAMRLYGSDKPDLRFGNPLVDLTSYFADTTFRVFQAPYVGAVVMAGGASQPRRQFDAWQEWAKQRGAKGLAYVTLAEDGTLGGPVAKNLTDTERDGLAAATGAQPGDAIFFAAGGVTASQSLLGAARLEIARRTGQIDEEAWSFVWVVDAPLFKPTGEDDDVAVGEGAWTAVHHAFTSPNPDWIDRFEDSPGEALAYAYDIVCNGNEIGGGSIRIHRRDVQERVFKVMGIDEAQAQEQFGFFLDAFGYGTPPHGGIAFGWDRIVALMTRSASIREVIAFPKSGGGYDPLTGAPAPITDAQRKEAGVDAVPEQPASEVAVAANAATAR